A region of Lycium barbarum isolate Lr01 chromosome 1, ASM1917538v2, whole genome shotgun sequence DNA encodes the following proteins:
- the LOC132626262 gene encoding 3-hydroxyacyl-[acyl-carrier-protein] dehydratase FERN, mitochondrial has translation MLIKRFFSSSSSASPNLFKIGSILKQARTFTDADILDYSKLTHDANPLHFDAECAKNAGFDDCIVHGMLVASLFPRIFATHFPGAIYVSQTLQFKLPVYIGDEIIAEVQATSIRQIKNKYIAKLSTKCIKHDGPLVIDGEATAVLPSLVMEPPHLSSTSS, from the exons ATGCTTATAAAACGTTTCTTTTCATCGTCGTCGTCCGCTTCCCCGAATTTGTTTAAAATAGGAAGCATTTTGAAGCAAGCTAGGACATTTACAGATGCCGATATTCTTGATTATTCTAAGTTGACACACGATGCTAATCCATTGCATTTTGATGCTGAATGCGCCAAGAATGCTGGTTTTGATGACTGCATTGTTCATGGGATGCTTGTTGCTTCCTTATTTCCCAGGATTTTTGCTACCCATTTT CCCGGAGCTATATATGTCTCACAAACCTTGCAATTCAAGTTGCCTGTTTATATAGGAGATGAGATCATTGCTGAGGTACAAGCAACAAGCAtaagacaaataaaaaacaaGTACAT CGCAAAACTGTCAACAAAATGTATCAAGCATGACGGTCCTCTGGTAATCGATGGTGAAGCAACAGCAGTTTTACCATCTCTGGTCATGGAACCACCTCACTTGTCAAGTACTTCCAGCTAA